A segment of the Desulfonatronum sp. SC1 genome:
AGGAACAGCAGGCCGGGATTGGACTCCAGGTAGAGGGCCAGGAGGCGGTCTTCGGGGGTTCTGGGTTTCCACATGGCGGTTGCTCCGGGTCAAAGTATGAGGGGCGCAGCGGGCTCCAGGCCAAGTGATCGAGAGGACAAGCCTGCGCTGGATCATTCCCCCCTCATTGCCCCACCTTCAGCACCCTGATATTCAAATCCAGCCGACAAGTCACACCACCCCAGCGGCCAGCAAACGGCATGGGGGAGTGTGATGCTTGTCAGAAGTGTTGGCAGTGCCAACGGAATTGGCGCAAACAGTACAACCTCAAATGGTTGGCACATTTCGTCAACACGTTGGAATCGTGCAATTTATTTCATGGCATGGAACGTGCTAAATGAGATGCAAGACCATTACGGTTCAACCTCTACAGGAGAAATGATCATGAAGAAGCTTCTCGCGATTGCAATTATGGCGGTTCTGCTCTGTCTGTCCGGGCAGGTTATGGCCGAGACGACTACCGATGTATGCGTGGACAACGGGGATGGAACAGTAACGGACAACGGAACCGGCCTGATGTGGCAGAAAGCAACGGCTGGTCCAATGAACTGGGATGCGGCCATGAGTTATACTTCCGGCCTTTCATTGGCTGGACATTCTGACTGGGCATTGGCTGATGCAAATACATTAGTCAGATTGTATTCTTCTGCATGCAAGTCAATGCTAGAAGGGACAGCAGATTCTTTATATTGGTCATACACCTCTACTGGTTCCGAAGCATTGACAGTCACCTTCAACAACTCTGATACAATTTCTGTTGA
Coding sequences within it:
- a CDS encoding DUF1566 domain-containing protein; amino-acid sequence: MKKLLAIAIMAVLLCLSGQVMAETTTDVCVDNGDGTVTDNGTGLMWQKATAGPMNWDAAMSYTSGLSLAGHSDWALADANTLVRLYSSACKSMLEGTADSLYWSYTSTGSEALTVTFNNSDTISVDKSIRHHVRAARQNNEGNTKARCRPWCVTN